The Erpetoichthys calabaricus chromosome 5, fErpCal1.3, whole genome shotgun sequence genome has a segment encoding these proteins:
- the nars1 gene encoding asparagine--tRNA ligase, cytoplasmic isoform X2, with translation MSELAGSAKPIAPEQLYVSEREGDDSTGDGTKEKPFKTALRALLFAGKEPFPTVYVDSDKEDERWAVISKSQMKNVKKLWQREQMKNEAKEKREAEDAVRREKNLEEAKKITIENDPSLPEPKTAKIRCLEGFRGQRVKVFGWVHRLRRQGKNLMFIVLRDGTGFLQCVLSDALCQCYNALLLSPESSIALYGMLKLVPDGKQAPGGHELHCDYWELIGLAPAGGADNLINEESDVDVQLNNRHMLIRGENASKILKVRSYVMQCFRDHFFSRGYYEMTPPTLVQTQVEGGSTLFSLNYFGEQAYLTQSSQLYLETCIPSLGDTFCIAQSYRAELSRTRRHLSEYTHIEAECPFISFEDLLDRLEDLVCDVVERVLKSSAASLLYDINPDFKPPKRPFKRMNYSDAIAWLKEHDVKKEDGTYYEFGEDIPEAPERLMTDAINETILLCRFPAEIKSFYMQRCPEDRRLTESVDVLMPNVGEIVGGSMRIWDSEELLEGYKREGIDSTPYYWYTDQRKYGTCPHGGYGLGLERFLTWLLNRYHIRDVCLYPRFIQRCRP, from the exons GCACTGCTCTTTGCTGGAAAGGAACCATTCCCTACAGTTTATGTGGACTCAGATAAAGAGGATGAG AGGTGGGCTGTTATTTCAAAATCACAGATGAAGAATGTTAAAAAGTTATGGCAAAGggagcaaatgaaaaatgaagccAAAGAAAAAAGAGAG GCGGAAGATGCTGTTCGCAGAGAGAAGAACTTGGAGGAAGCCAAGAAGATTACGATCGAGAATGACCCAAGTCTTCCAGAACCAAAAACT GCAAAGATTCGGTGTTTAGAGGGATTTCGGGGGCAGAGAGTCAAGGTGTTTGGCTGGGTGCATCGTTTGCGAAGACAAG GGAAGAATCTCATGTTTATAGTTCTTCGAGATGGTACTGGCTTCCTACAGTGTGTTCTATCGGATGCCCTG TGCCAGTGTTATAATGCCTTACTTCTGAGTCCCGAGAGCAGCATTGCACTTTATGGAATGTTAAAACTTGTGCCAGATGGAAAACAG GCTCCTGGAGGCCATGAACTTCACTGTGATTACTGGGAACTAATTGGCTTAGCACCAGCAGGGGGTGCTGATAACTTGATCAATGAAGAGTCTGATGTGGATGTACAGCTGAACAACCGGCACATGTTGATCCGTGGAGAGAATGCTTCAAAAATCCTAAAAGTTCGATCTTATGTAATGCAGTGCTTTAGAGATCACTTTTTCAGTCGGGGATACTATGAA ATGACTCCACCAACACTTGTCCAAACCCAGGTAGAAGGTGGGTCTACGCTCTTCAGTCTGAACTACTTTGGAGAACAAGCATACCTAACACAGTCTTCCCAGCTCTATCTGGAAACTTGTATTCCATCACTAGGTGATACATTCTGCATCGCCCAGTCCTACCGAGCAGAACTGTCCCGGACCCGCAGACATCTCTCAGA ATATACTCACATTGAAGCTGAATGCCCTTTCATCTCATTTGAAGATCTTTTGGACCGTTTAGAAGACCTTGTCTGTGATGTAGTGGAGAGAGTGTTAAAGTCTTCAGCAGCTAGCTTGTTGTATGATATCAACCCT GATTTTAAGCCACCAAAACGCCCTTTTAAAAGAATGAACTACTCCGATGCCATTGCCTGGCTAAAGGAACATGATGTTAAAAAAGAGGATGGCACATATTATGAATTTGGAGAG gaTATTCCTGAGGCACCAGAGAGACTTATGACAGACGCAATCAATGAGACTATATTATTGTGTCGCTTTCCAGCAGAAATCAAGTCATTTTACATGCAGCGATGTCCTGAAGATCGTCGTCTGACAGAGTCG gTTGATGTTTTGATGCCTAATGTTGGAGAGATTGTTGGTGGGTCAATGCGTATTTGGGATAGCGAAGAATTGTTGGAAGGCTATAAAAGGGAAGGTATTGACTCCACACCTTACTACTGGTATACAGATCAG AGAAAATATGGCACTTGTCCTCATGGTGGCTATGGTCTGGGACTAGAGCGATTCTTAACCTGGTTGCTTAACAGATACCACATAAGGGATGTATGTCTGTACCCACGCTTTATTCAGCGCTGTAGACCCTGA
- the nars1 gene encoding asparagine--tRNA ligase, cytoplasmic isoform X1: MADELIQKTEQLSLEQLYVSEREGDDSTGDGTKEKPFKTALRALLFAGKEPFPTVYVDSDKEDERWAVISKSQMKNVKKLWQREQMKNEAKEKREAEDAVRREKNLEEAKKITIENDPSLPEPKTAKIRCLEGFRGQRVKVFGWVHRLRRQGKNLMFIVLRDGTGFLQCVLSDALCQCYNALLLSPESSIALYGMLKLVPDGKQAPGGHELHCDYWELIGLAPAGGADNLINEESDVDVQLNNRHMLIRGENASKILKVRSYVMQCFRDHFFSRGYYEMTPPTLVQTQVEGGSTLFSLNYFGEQAYLTQSSQLYLETCIPSLGDTFCIAQSYRAELSRTRRHLSEYTHIEAECPFISFEDLLDRLEDLVCDVVERVLKSSAASLLYDINPDFKPPKRPFKRMNYSDAIAWLKEHDVKKEDGTYYEFGEDIPEAPERLMTDAINETILLCRFPAEIKSFYMQRCPEDRRLTESVDVLMPNVGEIVGGSMRIWDSEELLEGYKREGIDSTPYYWYTDQRKYGTCPHGGYGLGLERFLTWLLNRYHIRDVCLYPRFIQRCRP, from the exons GCACTGCTCTTTGCTGGAAAGGAACCATTCCCTACAGTTTATGTGGACTCAGATAAAGAGGATGAG AGGTGGGCTGTTATTTCAAAATCACAGATGAAGAATGTTAAAAAGTTATGGCAAAGggagcaaatgaaaaatgaagccAAAGAAAAAAGAGAG GCGGAAGATGCTGTTCGCAGAGAGAAGAACTTGGAGGAAGCCAAGAAGATTACGATCGAGAATGACCCAAGTCTTCCAGAACCAAAAACT GCAAAGATTCGGTGTTTAGAGGGATTTCGGGGGCAGAGAGTCAAGGTGTTTGGCTGGGTGCATCGTTTGCGAAGACAAG GGAAGAATCTCATGTTTATAGTTCTTCGAGATGGTACTGGCTTCCTACAGTGTGTTCTATCGGATGCCCTG TGCCAGTGTTATAATGCCTTACTTCTGAGTCCCGAGAGCAGCATTGCACTTTATGGAATGTTAAAACTTGTGCCAGATGGAAAACAG GCTCCTGGAGGCCATGAACTTCACTGTGATTACTGGGAACTAATTGGCTTAGCACCAGCAGGGGGTGCTGATAACTTGATCAATGAAGAGTCTGATGTGGATGTACAGCTGAACAACCGGCACATGTTGATCCGTGGAGAGAATGCTTCAAAAATCCTAAAAGTTCGATCTTATGTAATGCAGTGCTTTAGAGATCACTTTTTCAGTCGGGGATACTATGAA ATGACTCCACCAACACTTGTCCAAACCCAGGTAGAAGGTGGGTCTACGCTCTTCAGTCTGAACTACTTTGGAGAACAAGCATACCTAACACAGTCTTCCCAGCTCTATCTGGAAACTTGTATTCCATCACTAGGTGATACATTCTGCATCGCCCAGTCCTACCGAGCAGAACTGTCCCGGACCCGCAGACATCTCTCAGA ATATACTCACATTGAAGCTGAATGCCCTTTCATCTCATTTGAAGATCTTTTGGACCGTTTAGAAGACCTTGTCTGTGATGTAGTGGAGAGAGTGTTAAAGTCTTCAGCAGCTAGCTTGTTGTATGATATCAACCCT GATTTTAAGCCACCAAAACGCCCTTTTAAAAGAATGAACTACTCCGATGCCATTGCCTGGCTAAAGGAACATGATGTTAAAAAAGAGGATGGCACATATTATGAATTTGGAGAG gaTATTCCTGAGGCACCAGAGAGACTTATGACAGACGCAATCAATGAGACTATATTATTGTGTCGCTTTCCAGCAGAAATCAAGTCATTTTACATGCAGCGATGTCCTGAAGATCGTCGTCTGACAGAGTCG gTTGATGTTTTGATGCCTAATGTTGGAGAGATTGTTGGTGGGTCAATGCGTATTTGGGATAGCGAAGAATTGTTGGAAGGCTATAAAAGGGAAGGTATTGACTCCACACCTTACTACTGGTATACAGATCAG AGAAAATATGGCACTTGTCCTCATGGTGGCTATGGTCTGGGACTAGAGCGATTCTTAACCTGGTTGCTTAACAGATACCACATAAGGGATGTATGTCTGTACCCACGCTTTATTCAGCGCTGTAGACCCTGA